In Thermomicrobiales bacterium, the genomic stretch CGTGGTGGCGGCGGTGAACTATGCCCGCGAGCACGGATTGCTCCTTTCGATCCGCGGCGGCGGCCACAACGTGGCTGGCAACGCGGTCAACGACGGCGGTATCGTGATCGATCTGTCCGAAATGCGGGCAGTTTTCGTCGATCCCGACCGGCGCCGGGCGCGCGCCCAGGGAGGCGCCACCTGGGGCGATTTCGACCGCGAGACCCAACAGTTCGGTCTGGCGACGACCGGCGGAGCGGTTAGCAGCACGGGCATTGCCGGGCTCACTCTCCATGGAGGGCTGGGGTATCTCCATCGCGCATTTGGTCTTGCGTTGGACAATCTCCGATCGGTCGAGATCGTGACTGCGGATGGTCAGGTTCGCACGGCGAGCGAGACCGAAAACCCCGATCTCTTTTGGGCAATCCGGGGCGCCGGGAGCAACTTCGGAGTCGTGACCTCGTTCGAATTCGAGGTCTATCCGATCCCACAGGAGTTGTATTCAGCGGTTCCGTTGTTCACGATGGATGATGCGCCGGCCATTCTCCGAAAGTACCGGGACTTCGCCGAGTCCGCTCCTGACGATTTCGCGCCCGCCGTGATCTTCTGGAGTGTGCCCGCCATCCCCGACTTCCCCGAGGAACTGCACGGAACGCCGATCGTGGTGATTCAGATCGCCTACACCGGCGACCCCGCGGAGGGAGAAGAGCTGCTGAAACCGGTCTTCGAGTGGGGCACTCCGCTCGTGGACCTGAGCGGTTCGGCCCCGTACGTCGCGATGCAGAATGGCTTCGACGCATTCTTTCCAGCCGGCTGGTTCTACTACTGGAAATCACTGTTGTTGCAGTCGGCCACGGACGACGTTATCGACACCCTCTGCGAGGTCGCTGCCGCGCGGCCATCGCCCCAGTCCATACTCAATTTCTGGCAGTTGGGCGGCGCGATCAGCCGGGTACCGGCAGATGCCACCGCCTATGTCCGGCGGGATGCCGGGCATATGCTCAGCCTCGACACCACCTGGACCGACCCGCGCGACACCGATCGATGCATCGCCTGGGCGCGTCAGACATGGTCCACATTGCAGGAGAAGTTCGGGCTTGGAGGCGCATACCTCAACTTCGCCGGCTTCGGCGAGGAAAAAGAGGCGCTGGTGCGCGCCTCGTACGGCCAGAACTACGCGCGGCTGGCTGAGATCAAGCGACGCTACGACCCGGATAACCTCTTCCGGATGAACAACAACATCAAACCGGCCTGACGATCGCCGGCAGCTGCCCCGCATGGCGCGTCGACGAGAACGTGCAGTCGAATTCGCCACCGATTCCGTCCCGCACCAGCCATGAGCGGTCCCCTGATCACCCTTGCTGCGGACGCTCCGAACCAGGGAATGCCATGAAGTCCGCACACCCAACCGAAACCAATATCGAAGCGCAGACCCGGGAACAATGGCGCCTGGACCAGCAACGCGAATGGTCCGACGAGCAGAAAGTCGCCGCCTGGCGCAAGTGGGGACGCATCAACATTGCCGCGCAGGAGGCGGCGACATCGGCGCTCCTGGATGCGGCTCACCTCGCTCCTGGTATGCGCGTCATCGACATTGCCGGCGGGGGAGGCGATCCCGGACTCGCGGCTGCGGCCAGAATCGGGCCAACCGGGCATGTGACCGTGACCGACGTCTCGCGCGGCATGCTCGAGACCGCTCAGGAGTACGCGCGGCAGGATGGGCTGACCAATCTCGAGTACCACCTGGCCGATACCGAACACCTCCCGTTCGCCGACCATGCCTTCGACGGCGCTTTGTGTCGCTGCGCCGTGATGTTCTTCCCGGACCCCGCTGCGGCGCTCCGGGAGATACGTCGGGTCCTCGCGCCCGAGGGGATCGCGGCCTTTCTCGCCTGGGGGCCGCTGCCAGAGAATCCATTGTTCTCAGGCGGCTTCGCGGCCATTGGCAAGGTGCGTCCCCTGCCGCCACCTCCGCCGGGAACCCCACATCCGTTCAAGTTCGCGACGCCCGGATCGCTCGGCCTTGCGCTCGAAGACGCCGGCTTTGTCGCTGTCTCCGAGCAACGGATCCGTCCAATGTCCCGCTGGAGCGTGACACCCGAGCAGTTCACCGAATTGACTGTGGAAATGGGCGGTCTCGAATGGCTGCTGTCACAGATGTCGCCGTCACAACGTGAATCCGTTCTCAACGACATGACCGAACATTTCCGGGGATATCGACGCGCCGCAGGCGTCGAGTTTCCTCTCGTCCTCGTTCTTGCGACTGGTGTCTCTGCCCCGGAGTGACGAGGCGCACTCCAGCAACATTCCGGATCGTCGCTCCCGCGCCCATGCGGCAAGTTCGACAGCCGCAGCGGGTAGGCTCGCCCGCGTGGCACGACTGCGCCGTCCCCAGGGCTGTCATCCTGTCAGCGCCGGAACCGCTACGGGTTCGAGGATTCCGGCTCGGTGATGGGGTAGGAGAGCCTCCGGATACAGCTGGGGCTGGCCGCCACGAGCACTGCAGCCACACCGCACGACACACGCGACGAGCCAATCGTCGTCCTCGTGCTGCGTCTTCGCGCGCCTTCTTGAATCGACCGTCGCCGGAAACGTCAGTCTCGGAAGATCGCCTGAAGCGCGAGTTCGAAACCCGGCAGCACATCCCCTCCATCGAGCACTCCCTTCGCCTCGACTACCTCAGGGGCGTGGCCCAACCGATGGACTGTCGCCGTCTTCCGCTCTGGATCGACCCACCACACCAATGGAACACCAGCCTTGGCGTAGAGCGCTTGCTTCTCCGCCATCTCCGCCTTCGTGTCGGTGGGTGAAATGACTTCGATCGCCAGATCGGGTGGCACCGGACAAAAGCCTCGATCCGGCATGCCGTCCGGAAATCGGTCCCCGCGCACGAACCCGACATCGGGAGCAACGACGGTATCTGGGTGCTCGCTGAGCGTGTATCCACAACGGGCGCTCGTGACGTACCCCAGTCCCTGAGCATCGGCGAAACTGAAGGTCGCAATTGCCAATCGCGCCCCGTACACCGCCGCCCTGAAGCCCGGTGTCGACACCTCTCTCAATGCGCCTTCCCAAAGCTCATACGGAGCTCTGCTGCCCATCTGAAGAAGGTCTTCCGCGGTAGCGAGGTGCGTCGCCGTCATGCTGCCATGCCTTGCCGAATCGCCGGTGCACCCCAAGCGTACCAGCAGCCTGCGCGAGTGTCATCATCGGCGGATCGCCTCTCCCAGGCCGGCGTTGAATGGTCGGAACGCCGTGCAAGCGATGGAGCGACAGGCAGCCGCCCGCTCGGAGCGGCTCGGCATCCCGCTGGCGACCTTTGATCGCCGGTTGGCCGCGCTGCCCACGGTCGAATCGTGGAATCTCCAATAGTCTGCCCTCGTCGCTCGTCTCATCGAGCATTGATCAGCGCGAACCTGCCCCGCAAGCGCAAAAATCCCCGTGCCCATCGCTGGACACGGGGATGCTCTCGATACGAACAACTGATACGGACCCCGACTCGATGCTCAGGGATGGCCCACCGTTGAAACGCTGGGCGTACACCCCTCGGCAATCACCCGGATTCCGCACAAAGACGAGCAACTGGCAACTGGCAACTGACGACTGACTACCAGCGACTGCCTGCTCGTTACCCGACCTCGACTTCGACCTTCTCCAGCTCGACATCGGCCTGGTTCGGGCTGCTCACCCTGGCCGCGCCCGGCAGCCGGTTCTCATTGATGAACGCCTCGGTGCGGTTGCGGGCGATATCGTCCGGATACTGCTCGGCCGGCGACTTCATGAAATACGAGCTCGGGGCCATCAGCGATCCGCTGATGCCGTTGTTGAGCGCCAGCTTGATGCAGCGCACGGCATCGATCACCACACCAGCCGAGTTCGGCGAGTCCCAGACCTCCAGTTTGAGCTCCAGATTCAGGGGCACATCGCCAAAGGTCGTCCCTTCCATGCGGATGTGGCACCACTTGCGGTCTTTCAACCAGGGCACATAGTCCGACGGACCGACGTGGACATTTCTACCGGCACCTCGTAGGGGATCTGCGAGGTGACCGCGTTGGTCTTGGAGATCTTCTTGGAATCGAGCCGCTCCCGCTCCAGCATGTTCAGGAAGTCGGTATTGCCGCCAAAGTTGAGTTGATACGTGCGGTCGATCTGCACACCGCGGTCGAGGAACAGGTTGGTCAGCACCCGGTGGGTGATGGTGGCGCCGACCTGGCTCTTGATATCGTCACCGATCACCGGCAACCCCTCGCTCCTGGAAGCGCTTCTGCCAGTACGGCTCACGGGCGATGAAGACCGGGATGCAGTTCACAAACCCGCAACCGGCCTCCAGCACCTGCTCCACATACCACTTGGTCGCCATCTCCGAACCGACCGGCAGGTACGAGACCACCACATCGGTCTTGGTGTCCTTCAGAATCTGCACGATGTCGGCGGTGGGGCCAGGGGCCTTGGTCACCACCTCGGAGAGATACTTGCCGATGCCATCGTGCGTCATACCCCGGTGGACCGGCACGCCCAGATGCGGCACATCGCAGAACTTGTAGGTGTTGTTCGGGTGCGCAAAGATCGCCTCGGAGAGGTCCTTGCCAACCTTGCCCTCGACCACGTCGAAGGCCGCGCTGAACTCGATGTCCGAGATGTGATACCCGCCCAGGTTGACATGCATCAGCCCCGGCACGCGCTCGTTTTCCGGCGCGTTCTTGTAGTACTCGACGCCTTGCACCAGCGACGACGCGCAGTTGCCGACGCCGATGATCGCCACGCGCACCTTGCTCGTGTCGCGACCCGTGCTATGACCGTTGGCATGCACGCCATTGGTCCCGTTCGAACCGTTGGATCCGTTCTTCTTCGCCACGAAAATCCTCCTGGATACAGTACGACCCCGGAAAGTTCCGAGGTCGATCACACAAGCAGAATGCTGTTGTTCTGAAAACCAGACAGAATGACCGACGGGACGCCACCTGGGTGCCCGTCAAACCTCATTCAGTTGTTAAGTCTGGAATTCGTGCACGGCGCGCATCTGGCGCCAACGAGCATAGGCTACTGCCATACTCTGCATTCAGTGTAATTCGTGTGGGCAATGTTCTGCAAGAAATCGGGCATCGAACACGAGCCGCGCAATGAGCACATCCAGCGCGTTCATGCCTTGGGGGGTCGCCAGATCTCATCCAAGCGTTCTCCCATTCTACTGATCGAGCAGGTTCGCACCAACATCGAGGTTCCCGGCATTGGTGAAGCGCTGAGCGCCGTCGTCTCCGTCCGTAAGGAACATGACGGCGGACGGTTACCAAATCCGCCGTCAATGCCTCAAGTCACCGTTTGAAGATCAGGAGAACGCGCTGCAGCGGTAGCGGCTGCTGATCCAGCCGTCCTGATCGGCGCAGGTCACCGGCGTCCAATTGCCCTGGGTTGCCCCGCGCAGTTGCAAGGTGGCGCCATTTGCCACCACCGTAATGACCTGCGTGGTTGTGCTGGTGCCGGTTCGGCAGTTCACCCGCGCGGTGGTCACCACGGGAACCGGTGCTCGGCAGCGTCGCGGTCGCAGTTGCTGTCGGTGTCGGAGACTGCACCGCGATGTAGTTACCCATGATCCAGCCATCCTGGCCAAAGCAAACGACCGGATACCAGCCGTTCTGCAAACCACCGCGCAATGGAATCCGCGCATTCCCGTTCACCACGCCAAGGATGGAATAACTTGTGCCCGGTCCAATCCGGCAGTTCACACTCGCCTGCAGGAAGGCCGTTCCTTCCAGCGGGATCAATGTCGGGATCACGTGGTGGTGGTGGTGATCGTGGGGGTCGAGCTCGATGTGCTCGTAGGCGGCGCTGTTGTTGCGGTTCTGGTTGGGGTGGTGGTGCCCAGCAGCGACAGGTAGTTGAGTAGATCCAGCCGGGTTGTCCGAAGCAGATTACCGGCGTCCATCCATTTTCGCGGGCGCCACGGACCTGAACCGTCACATTGAGTACCGACAACGCCCAGGCTCGTGTAGGCGGTGCCCGGGCCGATGCGGCAGTGGGCATTGACTTTGCAGCCGCGCGTTGCCGGCAGTCGGATCGGTGGTCGCGGTTGCGGACGGCGTCAAGGTCGAGGGAGCGGTGGCCGTAGCGGTCGGTGCGTAGGTGGAAGAAATCCACCCTCCTGCTCGAAACAAGTGACTGGCGTCCATCCGTTCTCTCAGCACCGCGCACCGGAAGCGCGGTGCCCCGAGCAACCACGCCCAGGGACGCGAAACTGGTCGACGGCCCCACTCGGCAAATTGACATTGACCGAGGTCACGATCATTGTCACCGGAGTGTTGGTTACGGTCACCGTTGCGGTGGCGGTCACCGTCGCCGTCGCGGTCTCCGTCGGTATCGCCGTCGCCGTCGCCGTCGCCGTCGCTGCCCCGCAACTCGGTCCGCTCACCGTCTGGACCTGCGGATTCAGCTCAGCCGGGAACGCTCCCGTGATCGAGTCGAACTGCCCGGTCAGATTCCCTGACCATTCGAAATAGCCGTAATATCGGCCAGCAATGTACGACGAGGCGTTGTAGGCAACCGGTGTGCTCGCTCCGTCACTGAAGTTCAGTGTCGCCGTGGCCGGGAACTGCGGCTGGTCCATCGTCACGAAGATCTGCCAATAGCCTAGTCCCGCATAGCACGTCCCCGCGCTCGCATCCAGCGTGATATTCGCAATCGTTGCGGTGGCGGTCACCGTCGCCGTCGCGGTCTCCGTCGGCATCGCCGTCGCCGTCGCCGTCGCCGTCGCTGCCCTGCAACTCGGTCCGCTCACCGTCTGGACCTGCGGATCAGCCAGCCGGGAACGCTCCCGTGATCGAGTCGAACTGCCCGGTCAGATTCCCTGACCATTCGAAATAGCCATAATATCGGCCAGCAATGTACGACGAGGCGTTGTAGGCAACCGGGGTGCTCGCCCGTCACTGAAGTTCAGTGTCGCCTGGCCGGGAACTGCGGCTGGTCCATCGTCACGAAGACTGCCAACCAGCCGAGTTCGGCGAGTCCCAGACCTCCAGTTTGAGCTCCAGATTCAGGGGCACATCGCCAAAGGTCGTCCCTTCCATGCGGATGTGGCACCACTTGCGGTCCTTCAACCAGGGCACATAGTCCGACGGACCGACGTGGACATTCTCGGCCGGCACCTCGTAGGGGATCTGCGAGGTGACCGCGTTGGTCTTGGAGATCTTCTTGGAATCGAGCCGCTCCCGCTCCAGCATGTTCAGGAAGTCGGTGTTGCCGCCGAAGTTCAGCTGATAGGTGCGGTCGATCTGCACGCCGCGGTCGAGGAACAGATTGGTCAGCACCCGGTGGGTGATGGTGGCGCCCACCTGGCTCTTGATATCGTCGCCGATCACGGGCAGGCCCTTCTCCTGGAAGCGCTTCTGCCAGTACGGCTCACGGGCGATGAAGACCGGAATGCAGTTCACGAACCCGCAACCGGCCTCCAGCACCTGCTCCACATACCACTTGGTCGCCATCTCCGAACCGACCGGCAGGTACGAGACCACCACATCGGTCTTGGTGTCCTTCAGAATCTGCACGATGTCGGCGGTGGGGCCAGGGGCCTTGGTCACCACCTCGGAGAGGTACTTGCCGATGCCATCGTGCGTCATGCCACGGTGGACCGGCACGCCCAGATGCGGCACATCGCAGAACTTGTAGGTGTTGTTCGGGTGCGCAAAGATCGCCTCGGAGAGGTCCTTGCCAACCTTCCCCTCGACCACGTCGAAGGCCGCGCTGAACTCGATATCCGAGATGTGATAGCCGCCCAGGTTGACATGCATCAGCCCCGGCACGCGCTCGTTCTCCGGCGCGTTCTTGTAGTACTCGACGCCCTGCACCAGCGACGACGCGCAGTTGCCAACGCCGATGATCGCCACGCGCACCTTGCTCGTGTCGCGACCCGTGCTATGACCGTTGGCATGCACGCCATTGGTCCCGTTCGAACCGTTGGATCCGTTCTTCTTCGCCACGAAAATCCTCCTGGATACAGTACGACCCCGGAAAGTTCCGAGGTCGATCACACAAGCAGAATGCTGTTGTTCGAAAACCAGACAGAATGACCGACGGGACGCCGCCTGGGTGCCCGTCAAACCTCATTCAGTTGTTAAGTCTGGAATTCTTTACCGGCGGACATCCGCCGCCCGACGCGGACGACTGCCGCGTTCCCGCTTATTTTACGTGCGCGGATAACGGCTCTGCAAGGTGACCGACTGGCACGCCTGCTGGTTGTCGCTGCTGATCAGGCGGCTGCGTCCGCTCCCGCCACGATCTCTTCCGCCAGCGCGTTCACCGTCGGAGCCGGATCGCCCGTCGCCGACGACCCGCCCAGGCGAATCAGATACTTCCCATCCTGCACATAGAGGACATAGAGATTGACCCCGTCGCCCGGACCCGCCAGACCGCGCGCCTGATCGCCAATGACCGGAGTTTCCACATCGGTCAACCCCTGCGCCGCCACCACGATATCGGACAGCGCGGTCAGAGCCTCGGACGCCCCCTCGGCATTGGCGAACCGGTGCACGCTCACATTGATGAACGACGCGTCTTCGGGCGCGTCCGCGGCATCGTTGCGATTCAGATCGCGGTAGAAGTTCTCCCGCCAGCGCCAGCTGGTCAACAGCGCATCGCCATCGGCGCCAATCGCCGCGGCCACCTCGGCCTTGGTGCGCTCGCCCTCATCGGAGACGACCCAGTCGCCCACCAACGCCGACGCGGGGGGCAAGAACGCTTCCGCGCTCTCCGACGCAGAAACCGCCTCGGCATCGTCCGCGGGCGCGGTTGGCGCTGTCTCCGCCGCGGCGGAATCGACACTCTCCTCGGCTGGCGCTTCGGTTGCGTCCGCTTCGGGCGGTGGTGCTTCGGTCGGCGCCGGCGGGGCGGTGGTGGCAGTCGGCGCTGGCGCTCCGCCATCGGTCGGCTGGGTTGCCGCCATGGTGGGGGTCATCGTTCCATCGGTCACCGCGGCCACCGGCGGATTCTCCGGCGAATCGTCGTCATCGAGGAACCGGGTAATGGCATACGCGCCGCCGCCGATCACCCCGATCAGCAGCAACGCCGCCAGCAGATAGCGCAAGAGCTTGTTGCCCCGCTCGCCGCGCGGTTTGATCGGCGTCATCGGGCCCGTTTGGCGATAGTCGGTTTGCTCGGGGGCATACGTCCCCGGCTGCCCATACCATTGGCCGCCCTGCGCCTGTTGAGCGCCATAGATATCGGCGGTGCGCTGCGACGCGGAAGGCTCGACAGTGGGGGATGGCGTCCACGGAGTTCGAGTCGATTTGGTTGACGACGGTCCGGTCGCCCGGCTGGGCCGTGACGGTCTCGGTTCCAAAGGTGTGCGGTCCTCCGTAGGACGGATCCAGACGCGCGGGGAGGCTGGACAGAACGACTGCGGGTGTGGGCGCGTCGGATACCCAATTTCGATCAGAAAGTATACGCGGGCGCATCTGAAGGAACGCCGAAGCGGCCGCTGCGCCCACCTTACTGAAAGAAACGTTTGGCGCAGAGCTTCGGTTCCTGGGTCAATTCACAGGTTTTGTTCTGTGAGAACCCGACGTCAACCGTGCGAACGCATAGCCTCGCTATCTCCACTCGGATGGGCAAGCAATCAAATTCCCATCGGCATCCGGAGAGGGGTCGGGAAGCCTACAACCAGAGAGGAGGTTGTGATCAAGAATAAGTGACCGCGACGCGGCACGAGCCAAGTCGTAGGAGACGCGGCGTCTGCCATGCCGATCTCGATGATTGATTTGAGGGGAAACAACGACGACTTCTTTTCCGAAGTCTTCACGGGCAATGTTCACGGCACTGGCGAGATCGGAATCGTTCGAAAGCACGATGGCCACATCGAACTGATCTCGAGCCGCATCACGAACCAGAAAGGCCGCCAAGTTGACGTCTGAACCCTTTTCCTCTCGAACCATGGCTTTGAAAGCCGGCCCGATCGCCTGACCGGTCACCACATCGATTGCCCGGACAGACTTGGGCTTCTCAAAATGCCGTCCCAAGGTCACAGTAACTCCAGGAACTCCCGAGAGTGCCTGAAAGTAGTGGTGCTGTCGTGTGGCCTGCCCCGGATCATTCGGGCCTGGCAGCGAAGGAGCCGAACAGTAGTGGACCCGCCCAACGGTCCCATCGATACCAATTTGGCGACAGATCGCCTGTCCGAGCAACACCGGATTTGCCCATTTGGTGCGTGGATGACACCGCACAGGACGTCCACGAAAGAGTCCGTAGTAATAGTTGAATCCATCGACGAAGAGCGTCACTCGATCAGGCATCAACGTCTCCGCACAGAAAAATGAGGGCCGCTCCCTTCGGTGCGGCCCTCTCCCAGTTGCCGAAGCAACAAGGTGGATTGGCTCAATTGTACCGCTCTCTGCCGCGGAACTCCAGATTCAGAAGAACCCGCAACTATTCAGAGATGCGGGTTCGCCAACGGATCCGACGGGCCTCGAATGGACTGGCGCCGTGCAATCGCCACGGGTGGCACGATACGCCTGTTGTGCCAGAGCAGCAAGTCCGGGCCCTTGTTTCTGAACAGTTCCGCGCCGTCGATCTGTGTTGACAGAGCCGGCACCGCCTCATACGATGGCCGTACGACCAAACAACCCAAGTCTCCGAGTTTTTTTGCCTCGTCACCCATTCAGGAGGTTTGCATGTCCGTATTTTCCGAAACGCTTGCGCCAGACGACGCCGCATGGCATCTGGTCACCGCCTCGTGGATCACGCACGCCACGCGGACCATGGCGGACCTCAGGCTGGCCGATCATCTCGCCGCTGGTCCGATGAGCCTCGACGCGTTGGCCACTGCGTCCGGCACGCACGCGCCCAGTCTCGCCCGCCTTGTCCGCGCGCTCGTGGGACTCGGGTTGATCGTCCGCACCGACGACGACCGATTCGCTCTGACACCGGTGGGCGAGTATCTCCGCTCGGACGTCCCCGGCTCGGCCGCCGGGTTTTCGTTGGGGTGCATGAGCGCGCTCATCGAACGCCCCATGTTGCAGCTCACCGATGCGATCCGAGATGGTCGAGCAACGTTCCCGGCCATCTATGGGCAGGATTTCTGGAGCTACCTTTCCAGTCATCCCGACGATCAGGCCCGCTTCGATACCGCCATGTCCACCGGTTCCACCGGTGATGGCACGAGCCTCGCACGTATCTGTAACTTCGAGGGAGTATCGACACTGGTCGACATTGGCGGCGGCGAGGGACAGATGCTCTCCGAAGTCCTGCATGCGAATCCGCGCTTGCGCGGCATGCTCTTCGACCGGCCAGAAGCGCTGGCGCGCGCCGGATCGGTCCTGGATCGACTTGGCGTGCGCGATCGGTGCGAGCTGATTCCCGGCGATTTCCTTGTCTCGGTCCCCCAGGGCGGGGATGCCTACATCCTCTCTATCGTCATTCACGATTGGCCGGACGAGGAGGCGTTGCAGATCCTGGGCAACTGTTATCGGGCCATGAAGCCGGGTTCCCGTATCTGGATCTCCGAAGGGCTGATGGACGAATCCGATGAATACGACCGGCAGAGACTGGTCGATCTGCTCATGCTGGTGTTGTTCGCGGCCAAGGAACGAACATTCGAGGAGCATCGAACGCTGCTCGAGGAAGCGGGTTTCGTGCAGATTTCGGCGCTCGTCGACCCAGACGACCCGCGGCGCGTGGTCATCCAGGGAATCCGTCCGTAGGCGATGTCTGCGGCCGCCAGAACCCAGGAGCTGGATTCGTCGCAGCATTCCGGCTGCGATTATCCGCATGCGTCAGGCAAAGAAAGGCCGGATGCGCGCCGGAGTTTTGCGCCAAACGCTGGACAGCGGTCACGTTAACCGCAACCAGCCGCCCTGCCGGACCGCAACCAAACCGCGATCACCCCGCGCACAGCCGGTTTACACCTTCTTCGTAACCTTCTATAGTGTGGGTATGCACGTGCAGAGTGATTCGCACGAGGCGGCTCTGGCCCCGCTTCGGCGTCCCGCATCCTCTGCCCGGAAAAGGGGAAACCAATGGCTGATCTCTTTTCGCAGGTCCCGCTACCTGCGTCTGGTCGTGGCGGCGATCAACTGCAACTGACATCCTGGGGTCTCCCCGGACGTCAATCCGCCGATACCTTGCCGCGGCTCTATATGACCGGCGACCTGCGCGCCGTCACCGGGCTTTCGCGCACCCAGCTCGACTTTTACCTCCGCGACGGGCTGGTCAAACCAACCGCTCGCACCGAAAGCGGCTTCCTCCTCTTCGATGACGCGGAAGTCGAGCTCGTGCGGCATATCGTGAACGAGCGACGCAATGGGGTGGCCCTCAAAGAGATTCGCCGCCGGATCGGCCGGTAGCGAACGTGAACCACCATTCCGAAGAGACCCCGACCTCCCCGATCCCCTGGCGCCCGCGCGAATCCGCGCGGCCGGCCGCGTTGCCGGCTGCCCGGGCGATCGAGCTCTTCTATCCCTCGCTTGGTCACTCCGATTGCATCGAACGCCTCGAGGACGCCAGCCGCAACGGCGGCCTCAGCCTGGTCATCGGCCAATCCGGCCTCGGCAAGAGCCTTCTGCTCGATGTCTGCCTGGACGATCTGAACCTGCGTCACACCGTCGTCACCATCCGCGATCCGCGCGAGATCCGTACCGACACCCAGCTTCTCAAAGCCATCATCACCCAGTCCGGCGCGCTCCCCAGCGGACGCTCCGGCATCGAATTGATGGGCGATCTGCAGGAGCTCACCCTCGCCCTGCTTCGGCGCGAACGGCCCTTGCGCATCCTGATCGACGACGCCGAGCAACTCTCCAGCTCGCAGCTGGAGCTCATTCGCGCCATGCTCTCCAATGTCGCCCCTGCCTCTGGCGCGATCGGCGTCATCCTCTTCGGCAAACCCGCCCTGAACGACAGGATCGACCGTCGCCAGGGACTGGCCTCGCAAGTCGAGATGCGGCATACGCTCAATCCGTTCTGCCGCAAGGACACCGCCGGCATGGTGCGGCATCGCGCCAAAGAACTGGGCGAATCGCCCCTGTCGCGGTTTCACTTTGCCGAGGACGCACTCAATGTGATCCATACCCGCGCCCATGGCAACCCAGCCCAGATCCTGACAGCCATGAGCCTCAGCATCGGCCGGGCGCGGACACTCCAGCGCACCACCATCGACGCCGCTATCGTGCTCGACGCTATTTCGTCGCCACGGCGCGCCGGGGTGCAGCAGCGCTTGCCATTCGACCGTCTCGCGGAGCAGCCTGGGAACCACCCACCTGCGCCGGTTGTCCTGTTTCAGGAACGCTCGGGCCACGGGCTCGAGGGAGGATGAGATCTATCGCTGGATTCCCGGCGAATCGCGTCTCGCGCGGTTTCGTTCCGACGCCAATCGGAGCGGACCGCGCCGGACAAAAGAAAAAGCCCGGTGCGCCAACACCGGA encodes the following:
- a CDS encoding AAA family ATPase gives rise to the protein MNHHSEETPTSPIPWRPRESARPAALPAARAIELFYPSLGHSDCIERLEDASRNGGLSLVIGQSGLGKSLLLDVCLDDLNLRHTVVTIRDPREIRTDTQLLKAIITQSGALPSGRSGIELMGDLQELTLALLRRERPLRILIDDAEQLSSSQLELIRAMLSNVAPASGAIGVILFGKPALNDRIDRRQGLASQVEMRHTLNPFCRKDTAGMVRHRAKELGESPLSRFHFAEDALNVIHTRAHGNPAQILTAMSLSIGRARTLQRTTIDAAIVLDAISSPRRAGVQQRLPFDRLAEQPGNHPPAPVVLFQERSGHGLEGG